The Mastomys coucha isolate ucsf_1 unplaced genomic scaffold, UCSF_Mcou_1 pScaffold4, whole genome shotgun sequence genome has a segment encoding these proteins:
- the Stat6 gene encoding signal transducer and activator of transcription 6 isoform X2, whose translation MSLWSLISKMSPEKLQRLYVDFPQQLRHLLADWLESQPWEFLVGSDAFCYNMAGTLLSATVQRLQASAGEQGKGNSILLHISTLESIYQRDPLKLVATIRQILQGEKKAVIEEFRHLPGPFHRKQEELKFTTALGRLQHQVRETRLLRESLQQGTKTGQVSLQNLIDPPANGAGPSEDLATMLQGTVGDLEATQALVLKRIQIWKRQQQLAGNGTPFEESLAGLQERCESLVEIYSQLQQEIGAASGELEPKIRASLISRLDEVLRTLVTSSFLVEKQPPQVLKTQTKFQAGVRFLLGLQFLGASAKPPLVRADMVTEKQARELSLAQGPGAGVESTGEIMNNTVPLENSVPGNCCSALFKNLLLKKIKRCERKGTESVTEEKCAVLFSTSFTLGPNKLLIHLQALSLPLVVIVHGNQDNNAKATILWDNAFSEMDRVPFVVAERVPWEKMCETLNLKFMAEVGTSRGLLPEHFLFLAQKIFNDNSLSMEAFQHRCVSWSQFNKEILLGRGFTFWQWFDGVLDLTKRCLRSYWSDRLIIGFISKQYVTSLLLNEPDGTFLLRFSDSEIGGITIAHVIRGQDGSSQIENIQPFSAKDLSIRSLGDRIRDLAQLKNLYPKKPKDEAFRSHYKPEQMGKDGRGYVSTTIKMTVERDQPLPTPEPQMPAMVPPYDLGMAPDASMQLSSDMVYPPQSIHSFQSLPLEDSMSVLPSFQEPHLQMPPNMSQINMPFDQPHPQGLLQCQSQEHAVSSPEPLLCSDVTMAEDSCLTQPVGGFPQGTWTSPSFSWRAKGRQEGL comes from the exons ATGTCTCTGTGGAGTCTAATTTCCAAGATGTCCCCAGAAAAACTGCAACGGCTCTATGTTGACTTTCCCCAACAGCTGCGGCATCTCCTGGCTGACTGGCTGGAGAGCCAGCCCTG GGAGTTCCTGGTTGGTTCCGATGCTTTCTGTTATAATATGGCTGGTACCCTACTTTCTGCCACCGTCCAGCGTCTTCAGGCCTCTGCAGGCGAGCAGGGGAAAGGAAACAGCATCTTGCTACACATCAGCACCTTGGAG AGCATCTATCAGAGGGACCCCCTGAAGCTGGTGGCCACCATCAGACAAATACTTCAAGGGGAGAAAAAGGCTGTTATAGAAGAG TTCCGCCACCTGCCAGGGCCCTTCCATCGGAAGCAGGAAGAACTCAAGTTTACTACAGCCCTTGGAAGGCTTCAGCACCAAGTAAGGGAGACCCGGCTTCTCCGAGAATCTCTGCAGCAAGGGACCAAGACTGGACAAG TGTCTCTGCAGAACTTGATAGACCCTCCTGCCAATGGTGCTGGTCCAAGTGAG GACCTGGCCACGATGCTGCAGGGGACTGTGGGGGACTTGGAGGCCACCCAGGCCCTGGTACTGAAAAGGATTCAGATTTGGAAGCGGCAGCAGCAGCTGGCAGGGAATGGCACACCCTTTGAGGAGAGCCTAGCAGGGCTGCAGGAGAG GTGTGAAAGCCTGGTGGAAATTTATTCCCAGCTGCAGCAGGAGATTGGGGCAGCCAGTGGAGAGCTTGAGCCCAAGATCCGGGCATCACTGATAAGCCGTCTGGATGAAGTCCTGCGAACCCTTGTGACCAG CTCTTTCCTAGTGGAGAAGCAGCCCCCCCAGGTTCTGAAGACACAGACTAAGTTCCAGGCTGGGGTTCGATTCCTGCTGGGTCTGCAGTTCCTAGGGGCCTCAGCCAAGCCTCCACTGGTCAGAGCTGACATGGTGACAGAGAAACAGGCCAGAGAATTAAGCCTGGCCCAGGGACCTGGGGCTGGAGT GGAGAGCACAGGAGAGATCATGAACAATACCGTGCCTCTGGAGAATAGTGTCCCTGGGAACTGCTGTTCCGCCCTGTTCAAGAACCTG CTCCTGAAGAAAATCAAGCGCTGTGAGCGGAAGGGCACAGAGTCTGTCACCGAAGAGAAATGTGCTGTGCTGTTCTCTACAAGCTTCACGCTGGGCCCCAACAAACTCCTCATCCATCTTCAG GCCCTGTCTCTGCCCTTGGTGGTCATCGTCCATGGCAACCAAGACAACAATGCCAAAGCCACCATCCTGTGGGACAATGCCTTCTCTGAGATG GACCGAGTGCCCTTTGTGGTAGCTGAGCGAGTGCCCTGGGAGAAAATGTGTGAAACTCTGAACCTCAAGTTTATGGCTGAGGTGGGGACCAGCCGGGGACTGCTACCAGAACACTTCCTGTTCCTGGCCCAGAAGATCTTCAATGACAACAGCCTCAGCATGGAGGCTTTTCAGCACCGATGTGTGTCCTGGTCACAGTTCAACAAG GAGATCTTGTTGGGCCGAGGCTTCACTTTTTGGCAGTGGTTTGATGGTGTCCTGGACCTTACTAAACGCTGTCTCCGGAGCTACTGGTCAGATCG GCTCATCATCGGCTTTATTAGTAAGCAATATGTCACAAGCCTTCTCCTCAACGAGCCAGATGGAACCTTCCTCCTCCGCTTTAGCGACTCCGAGATTGGGGGCATCACCATTGCCCATGTCATCCGGGGTCAGGATG GCTCCTCACAGATAGAGAACATCCAGCCATTTTCTGCCAAAGACCTGTCCATTCGCTCACTGGGGGACCGAATCCGGGATCTTGCTCAGTTAAAAAACCTCTACCCCAAGAAACCCAAGGATGAGGCTTTCCGGAGCCACTATAAGC CTGAACAGATGGGGAAGGACGGGAGGGGTTACGTCTCTACTACTATCAAGATGACTGTGGAAAG GGACCAGCCCCTTCCTACTCCAGAGCCTCAGATGCCTGCCATGGTGCCCCCTTATGATCTTGGAATGGCCCCTGATGCATCCATGCAGCTCAGCTCAGATATGGT GTATCCTCCACAGTCCATCCACTCATTTCAGAGCCTCCCCTTAGAAGATTCCATGAGTGTACTGCCATCCTTTCAGGA GCCTCACCTGCAAATGCCCCCCAACATGAGCCAGATAAACATGCCCTTTGACCAGCCTCACCCCCA GGGCCTGCTGCAGTGCCAGTCCCAGGAGCATGCTGTGTCCAGCCCTGAACCCTTGCTTTGCTCAGATGTGACCATGGCAGAGGACAGCTGCCTAACCCAGCCTGTGGGAGGTTTCCCCCAAGGCACCTG GACCTCACCAAGCTTCTCCTGGAGGGccaaggggaggcaggagggtctttAG
- the Stat6 gene encoding signal transducer and activator of transcription 6 isoform X1, whose amino-acid sequence MSLWSLISKMSPEKLQRLYVDFPQQLRHLLADWLESQPWEFLVGSDAFCYNMAGTLLSATVQRLQASAGEQGKGNSILLHISTLESIYQRDPLKLVATIRQILQGEKKAVIEEFRHLPGPFHRKQEELKFTTALGRLQHQVRETRLLRESLQQGTKTGQVSLQNLIDPPANGAGPSEDLATMLQGTVGDLEATQALVLKRIQIWKRQQQLAGNGTPFEESLAGLQERCESLVEIYSQLQQEIGAASGELEPKIRASLISRLDEVLRTLVTSSFLVEKQPPQVLKTQTKFQAGVRFLLGLQFLGASAKPPLVRADMVTEKQARELSLAQGPGAGVESTGEIMNNTVPLENSVPGNCCSALFKNLLLKKIKRCERKGTESVTEEKCAVLFSTSFTLGPNKLLIHLQALSLPLVVIVHGNQDNNAKATILWDNAFSEMDRVPFVVAERVPWEKMCETLNLKFMAEVGTSRGLLPEHFLFLAQKIFNDNSLSMEAFQHRCVSWSQFNKEILLGRGFTFWQWFDGVLDLTKRCLRSYWSDRLIIGFISKQYVTSLLLNEPDGTFLLRFSDSEIGGITIAHVIRGQDGSSQIENIQPFSAKDLSIRSLGDRIRDLAQLKNLYPKKPKDEAFRSHYKPEQMGKDGRGYVSTTIKMTVERDQPLPTPEPQMPAMVPPYDLGMAPDASMQLSSDMVYPPQSIHSFQSLPLEDSMSVLPSFQEPHLQMPPNMSQINMPFDQPHPQGLLQCQSQEHAVSSPEPLLCSDVTMAEDSCLTQPVGGFPQGTWVTEDMYPPLMPPTEQDLTKLLLEGQGEAGGSLGTQPLLQPSPYGQSGISMSHLDLRTNPSW is encoded by the exons ATGTCTCTGTGGAGTCTAATTTCCAAGATGTCCCCAGAAAAACTGCAACGGCTCTATGTTGACTTTCCCCAACAGCTGCGGCATCTCCTGGCTGACTGGCTGGAGAGCCAGCCCTG GGAGTTCCTGGTTGGTTCCGATGCTTTCTGTTATAATATGGCTGGTACCCTACTTTCTGCCACCGTCCAGCGTCTTCAGGCCTCTGCAGGCGAGCAGGGGAAAGGAAACAGCATCTTGCTACACATCAGCACCTTGGAG AGCATCTATCAGAGGGACCCCCTGAAGCTGGTGGCCACCATCAGACAAATACTTCAAGGGGAGAAAAAGGCTGTTATAGAAGAG TTCCGCCACCTGCCAGGGCCCTTCCATCGGAAGCAGGAAGAACTCAAGTTTACTACAGCCCTTGGAAGGCTTCAGCACCAAGTAAGGGAGACCCGGCTTCTCCGAGAATCTCTGCAGCAAGGGACCAAGACTGGACAAG TGTCTCTGCAGAACTTGATAGACCCTCCTGCCAATGGTGCTGGTCCAAGTGAG GACCTGGCCACGATGCTGCAGGGGACTGTGGGGGACTTGGAGGCCACCCAGGCCCTGGTACTGAAAAGGATTCAGATTTGGAAGCGGCAGCAGCAGCTGGCAGGGAATGGCACACCCTTTGAGGAGAGCCTAGCAGGGCTGCAGGAGAG GTGTGAAAGCCTGGTGGAAATTTATTCCCAGCTGCAGCAGGAGATTGGGGCAGCCAGTGGAGAGCTTGAGCCCAAGATCCGGGCATCACTGATAAGCCGTCTGGATGAAGTCCTGCGAACCCTTGTGACCAG CTCTTTCCTAGTGGAGAAGCAGCCCCCCCAGGTTCTGAAGACACAGACTAAGTTCCAGGCTGGGGTTCGATTCCTGCTGGGTCTGCAGTTCCTAGGGGCCTCAGCCAAGCCTCCACTGGTCAGAGCTGACATGGTGACAGAGAAACAGGCCAGAGAATTAAGCCTGGCCCAGGGACCTGGGGCTGGAGT GGAGAGCACAGGAGAGATCATGAACAATACCGTGCCTCTGGAGAATAGTGTCCCTGGGAACTGCTGTTCCGCCCTGTTCAAGAACCTG CTCCTGAAGAAAATCAAGCGCTGTGAGCGGAAGGGCACAGAGTCTGTCACCGAAGAGAAATGTGCTGTGCTGTTCTCTACAAGCTTCACGCTGGGCCCCAACAAACTCCTCATCCATCTTCAG GCCCTGTCTCTGCCCTTGGTGGTCATCGTCCATGGCAACCAAGACAACAATGCCAAAGCCACCATCCTGTGGGACAATGCCTTCTCTGAGATG GACCGAGTGCCCTTTGTGGTAGCTGAGCGAGTGCCCTGGGAGAAAATGTGTGAAACTCTGAACCTCAAGTTTATGGCTGAGGTGGGGACCAGCCGGGGACTGCTACCAGAACACTTCCTGTTCCTGGCCCAGAAGATCTTCAATGACAACAGCCTCAGCATGGAGGCTTTTCAGCACCGATGTGTGTCCTGGTCACAGTTCAACAAG GAGATCTTGTTGGGCCGAGGCTTCACTTTTTGGCAGTGGTTTGATGGTGTCCTGGACCTTACTAAACGCTGTCTCCGGAGCTACTGGTCAGATCG GCTCATCATCGGCTTTATTAGTAAGCAATATGTCACAAGCCTTCTCCTCAACGAGCCAGATGGAACCTTCCTCCTCCGCTTTAGCGACTCCGAGATTGGGGGCATCACCATTGCCCATGTCATCCGGGGTCAGGATG GCTCCTCACAGATAGAGAACATCCAGCCATTTTCTGCCAAAGACCTGTCCATTCGCTCACTGGGGGACCGAATCCGGGATCTTGCTCAGTTAAAAAACCTCTACCCCAAGAAACCCAAGGATGAGGCTTTCCGGAGCCACTATAAGC CTGAACAGATGGGGAAGGACGGGAGGGGTTACGTCTCTACTACTATCAAGATGACTGTGGAAAG GGACCAGCCCCTTCCTACTCCAGAGCCTCAGATGCCTGCCATGGTGCCCCCTTATGATCTTGGAATGGCCCCTGATGCATCCATGCAGCTCAGCTCAGATATGGT GTATCCTCCACAGTCCATCCACTCATTTCAGAGCCTCCCCTTAGAAGATTCCATGAGTGTACTGCCATCCTTTCAGGA GCCTCACCTGCAAATGCCCCCCAACATGAGCCAGATAAACATGCCCTTTGACCAGCCTCACCCCCA GGGCCTGCTGCAGTGCCAGTCCCAGGAGCATGCTGTGTCCAGCCCTGAACCCTTGCTTTGCTCAGATGTGACCATGGCAGAGGACAGCTGCCTAACCCAGCCTGTGGGAGGTTTCCCCCAAGGCACCTG GGTCACTGAAGACATGTACCCTCCCCTGATGCCTCCCACTGAACAGGACCTCACCAAGCTTCTCCTGGAGGGccaaggggaggcaggagggtctttAGGAACCCAGCCCCTCCTGCAACCATCTCCTTATGGGCAATCGGGGATCTCAATGTCCCACCTGGACCTGAGGACCAACCCAAGTTGGTGA
- the Nab2 gene encoding NGFI-A-binding protein 2 isoform X2 has translation MHRAPSPTAEQPPGRGDNTRRTLQPRFKASGPSMALPRTLGELQLYRVLQRANLLSYYETFIQQGGDDVQQLCEAGEEEFLEIMALVGMATKPLHVRRLQKALREWATNPGLFSQPVPAVPVSSIPLFKISETAGTRKGSMSNGHGSPGEKAGSARSFSPKSPLELGEKLSPLPGGPGAGDPRIWPGQSTPESDVGAGGEEEAGSPPFSPPAGGGVPEGPGAGGLAAGGTGGGPDRLEPEMVRMVVESVERIFRSFPRGDTGEITSLLKLNKKLARSVGHIFEMDDNDSQKEEEIRKYSIIYGRLDSKRREGKQLSLHELTINEAAAQFCMRDNTLLLRRVELFSLSRQVARESTYLSSLKGSRLHSEELGGPPLKKLKQEVGEQSHTEIQQPPPGPESYAPPYRPSLEEDSASLSGESLDGHLQEFEEGLLDRCPAPGPHPALVEGRRSSVKVEAEASRQ, from the exons ATCGGGTCCTGCAGCGAGCCAACCTCCTCTCTTACTACGAGACCTTCATCCAGCAGGGAGGGGATGATGTACAGCAGCTGTGTGAGGCGGGTGAGGAGGAGTTTCTGGAAATCATGGCACTCGTGGGCATGGCCACCAAACCACTCCATGTCCGACGTCTACAGAAGGCTCTGAGAGAATGGGCCACCAACCCAGGGCTCTTCAGCCAACCAGTGCCTGCTGTGCCCGTCTCCAGCATCCCACTTTTCAAGATCTCTGAGACAGCTGGTACCCGGAAAGGGAGCATGAGCAATGGGCACGGCAGCCCAGGAGAAAAGGCGGGCAGTGCTCGAAGCTTTAGCCCCAAGAGCCCCCTTGAACTTGGAGAGAAACTATCGCCACTTCCTGGAGGACCTGGGGCAGGGGATCCCCGGATCTGGCCTGGCCAGAGCACTCCAGAGTCTGATGttggagcaggaggagaagaggaagccgggtctccccctttctccccgcCCGCAGGGGGAGGAGTCCCTGAGGGCCCTGGGGCTGGGGGGCTGGCTGCAGGTGGTACAGGGGGTGGTCCAGACCGCCTGGAGCCAGAGATGGTGCGAATGGTGGTGGAGAGTGTGGAGAGGATCTTCCGGAGTTTCCCCAGGGGTGATACTGGAGAGATCACATCCCTGTTGAAGCTGAATAAGAAGCTGGCGAGGAGTGTGGGGCACATCTTTGAGATGGATGATAACGACAGCCAGAAAGAAGAGGAGATCCGAAAGTACAGTATCATCTACGGCCGCTTGGATTCCAAGCGGCGGGAGGGCAAACAACTTAGCTTACACGAG CTGACCATCAATGAGGCTGCTGCCCAGTTCTGCATGAGGGACAACACGCTTTTACTGCGAAGGGTAGAACTCTTCTCACTGTCCCGCCAAGTAGCCCGAGAGAGCACCTATCTTTCTTCCTTGAAGGGATCCAG gcTTCACTCTGAAGAGTTGGGAGGCCCACcactgaagaaactgaaacaaGAG GTTGGAGAACAGAGTCATACTGAAATCCAGCAGCCTCCTCCAGGCCCCGAGTCCTATGCACCCCCATACCGCCCCAGCCTCGAGGAGGACAGCGCCAGTCTGTCTGGGGAGAGCCTAGATGGCCACTTGCAGG AGTTCGAGGAAGGGTTGCTGGACCGCTGCCCTGCCCCAGGACCTCATCCTGCTCTAGTGGAGGGTCGCAGGAGCAGCGTCAaagtggaggcagaagccagccGGCAGTGA
- the Nab2 gene encoding NGFI-A-binding protein 2 isoform X1 yields MHRAPSPTAEQPPGRGDNTRRTLQPRFKASGPSMALPRTLGELQLYRVLQRANLLSYYETFIQQGGDDVQQLCEAGEEEFLEIMALVGMATKPLHVRRLQKALREWATNPGLFSQPVPAVPVSSIPLFKISETAGTRKGSMSNGHGSPGEKAGSARSFSPKSPLELGEKLSPLPGGPGAGDPRIWPGQSTPESDVGAGGEEEAGSPPFSPPAGGGVPEGPGAGGLAAGGTGGGPDRLEPEMVRMVVESVERIFRSFPRGDTGEITSLLKLNKKLARSVGHIFEMDDNDSQKEEEIRKYSIIYGRLDSKRREGKQLSLHELTINEAAAQFCMRDNTLLLRRVELFSLSRQVARESTYLSSLKGSRLHSEELGGPPLKKLKQEVGEQSHTEIQQPPPGPESYAPPYRPSLEEDSASLSGESLDGHLQAVGSCPRLTPPPADLPLALPAHGLWSRHILQQTLMDEGLRLARLVSHDRVGRLSPCVPAKPPLAEFEEGLLDRCPAPGPHPALVEGRRSSVKVEAEASRQ; encoded by the exons ATCGGGTCCTGCAGCGAGCCAACCTCCTCTCTTACTACGAGACCTTCATCCAGCAGGGAGGGGATGATGTACAGCAGCTGTGTGAGGCGGGTGAGGAGGAGTTTCTGGAAATCATGGCACTCGTGGGCATGGCCACCAAACCACTCCATGTCCGACGTCTACAGAAGGCTCTGAGAGAATGGGCCACCAACCCAGGGCTCTTCAGCCAACCAGTGCCTGCTGTGCCCGTCTCCAGCATCCCACTTTTCAAGATCTCTGAGACAGCTGGTACCCGGAAAGGGAGCATGAGCAATGGGCACGGCAGCCCAGGAGAAAAGGCGGGCAGTGCTCGAAGCTTTAGCCCCAAGAGCCCCCTTGAACTTGGAGAGAAACTATCGCCACTTCCTGGAGGACCTGGGGCAGGGGATCCCCGGATCTGGCCTGGCCAGAGCACTCCAGAGTCTGATGttggagcaggaggagaagaggaagccgggtctccccctttctccccgcCCGCAGGGGGAGGAGTCCCTGAGGGCCCTGGGGCTGGGGGGCTGGCTGCAGGTGGTACAGGGGGTGGTCCAGACCGCCTGGAGCCAGAGATGGTGCGAATGGTGGTGGAGAGTGTGGAGAGGATCTTCCGGAGTTTCCCCAGGGGTGATACTGGAGAGATCACATCCCTGTTGAAGCTGAATAAGAAGCTGGCGAGGAGTGTGGGGCACATCTTTGAGATGGATGATAACGACAGCCAGAAAGAAGAGGAGATCCGAAAGTACAGTATCATCTACGGCCGCTTGGATTCCAAGCGGCGGGAGGGCAAACAACTTAGCTTACACGAG CTGACCATCAATGAGGCTGCTGCCCAGTTCTGCATGAGGGACAACACGCTTTTACTGCGAAGGGTAGAACTCTTCTCACTGTCCCGCCAAGTAGCCCGAGAGAGCACCTATCTTTCTTCCTTGAAGGGATCCAG gcTTCACTCTGAAGAGTTGGGAGGCCCACcactgaagaaactgaaacaaGAG GTTGGAGAACAGAGTCATACTGAAATCCAGCAGCCTCCTCCAGGCCCCGAGTCCTATGCACCCCCATACCGCCCCAGCCTCGAGGAGGACAGCGCCAGTCTGTCTGGGGAGAGCCTAGATGGCCACTTGCAGG CTGTGGGGTCGTGCCCAAGGCTGACGCCGCCCCCTGCTGACCTGCCCCTGGCATTGCCAGCGCATGGGCTATGGAGCCGCCACATCTTGCAGCAGACACTGATGGATGAGGGGCTGCGGCTCGCCCGCCTCGTCTCCCATGATCGTGTGGGCCGCCTCAGCCCCTGTGTGCCTGCGAAGCCGCCTCTCGCAG AGTTCGAGGAAGGGTTGCTGGACCGCTGCCCTGCCCCAGGACCTCATCCTGCTCTAGTGGAGGGTCGCAGGAGCAGCGTCAaagtggaggcagaagccagccGGCAGTGA